A DNA window from Ipomoea triloba cultivar NCNSP0323 chromosome 10, ASM357664v1 contains the following coding sequences:
- the LOC116033193 gene encoding uncharacterized protein LOC116033193, translating into MLDVKGFLEKVLDKKFGDHVVQCLKDGNLYKFVTFKHNAWDPIDVTQFYINAEVHTVNGIHEIHSVVHGIEVVVTHEDIQKVFDFPICGDGFHLDCSGKEYSKKRMWKKMKGYSQPKSVPSILKKKMLKLDYEFTVDILNKVVESKQSGTDEISDKKMRMLCALLENYSVDWWKVIFALLVENVQTGVDPTSGWIVKVLGYGFMITAILKDKKVKFRTGTTSHRTHYHMTSNPPNYLKRKAEELEAALKKEQKKQNSKSSKSSVGQGETEVAKGHGSEGSTHQPKPQPEPSKPKVSKHTESSKHTESVFEEKTDKPFKKRKAGDLEAAQRKKSKKHKSKLSKGSTEKEWEKAESSHEEEAKASKEVTKKRKAKQLKRPKKKQRKDRTEEVEAAHEPQSAAVLPAEEEPRDAQIEDCHRVLPTPLDLSKEDSDEEDQMPLTRLIKPKPHQSELISAQPASELVPPHEPLTAEMESPVAPMSSAQHLAITLPCSTNESDSEFTMIEDDSEGEDVDVSYQSYRPMLETVRRQITEHLSPLIAHIMLNLDYVHRHIYLQWPQVSTVRIEEITSATTESEIPESFQQLTLHPDHISQQINADEALAQQLAYEESDDDMPPAEAFTALPSHEEILRQELARIYNWQRWRMSSLRVIASTINKMAEEEEWALDWIGTRFVFDATRPDEIERVFAEKLQGRTTRFGKSVDVNVGYRTPRERLMIEDMQIARIHNISRAQTEIRELRPNIGPSHLPDEEVNDDEDSDTKPSEGCRDQDDRKDDDDDNDDPSGNIFPPSRASRTVMNPNTGEQTTHNHNQSQTDEPKSAPTESLEPQIMLNPSSARDENMEASRGANHDGLQIVDEEMILSDLNLVDVEVEVFPDYTSDGNLEASKSANPENLPSPIDESNGLKLAEGHELVLTQGENMEAPSKDSHGPSADASKSSDSSEGLARTQDAQFKSLDEFINKIKKDIRRQKKKSSKFNIDERLTALEKKINNAFSKNLISLGSLKDSVTEITTIQRDLVTKHAFIKERLDLSCSKLESVSGNQHATSSLVCEFEWTLKELQVCINRLSNKVDILIEVNDANKGEEMKGTPHGTCKGKEIVRRNDDQDNDDVSREMKAILNLRKTPYPSPSPKRTQNKPSGGEPSSKRQKKQGKEMKQMTRRVNGEPIEYVPYKEGS; encoded by the exons ATGCTAGATGTCAAGGGTTTCCTTGAAAAGGTGCTTGACAAGAAGTTTGGAGATCACGTAGTTCAATGTCTAAAGGACGGTAATCTCTACAAGTTCGTTACTTTTAAACACAATGCTTGGGATCCTATTGATGTTACCCAGTTTTACATTAATGCTGAGGTGCATACTGTAAATGGCATACATGAAATTCACTCAGTAGTTCATGGTATTGAGGTTGTTGTTACTCATGAAGATATACAGAAAGTTTTTGATTTTCCCATTTGTGGAGACGGTTTCCACCTAGATTGTTCTGGAAAGGAATATAGTAAGAAAAGAATGTGGAAAAAGATGAAAGGCTATTCACAACCAAAATCTGTCCCATCCattttaaagaagaaaatgttgaaaTTGGATTATGAATTTACAGTGGATATTCTGAATAAGGTTGTTGAAAGCAAGCAATCCGGCACCGACGAGATTTCTGATAAGAAGATGCGGATGCTTTGTGCACTTTTGGAGAACTACTCTGTTGATTGGTGGAAGGTCATATTTGCTCTCTTAGTTGAAAATGTTCAAACGGGTGTTGATCCTACATCCGGATGGATAGTCAAAGTTCTTGGATATGGGTTCATGATCACTGCCATTCTGAAGGATAAGAAGGTGAAGTTCCGCACTGGGACAACCTCTCATCGAACTCATTATCACATGACCTCAAATCCTCCAAATTATCTCAAAAGGAAGGCAGAAGAATTGGAAGCTGCCTTAAAGAAAGAACAGAAGAAACAAAACTCTAAGTCGTCAAAAAGCTCAGTTGGACAGGGGGAAACTGAAGTAGCCAAAGGGCATGGCTCGGAAGGCTCCACACACCAGCCAAAGCCACAACCCGAGCCATCAAAACCAAAAGTCTCCAAACATACTGAATCCTCAAAACACACCGAGTCAGTATTTGAGGAAAAGACAGATAAACCTTTCAAAAAGCGCAAGGCAGGAGATTTGGAAGCTGCCCAGAGAAAGAAGTCAAAGAAACACAAATCCAAACTATCTAAGGGCTCGACTGAGAAGGAAT GGGAGAAAGCCGAATCCTCACATGAGGAAGAGGCTAAGGCATCAAAGGAAGTGACGAAGAAGCGGAAGGCGAAACAACTTAAACGTCCGAAAAAGAAGCAGAGGAAAGATCGGACTGAAGAAGTTGAAGCGGCACATGAGCCACAGTCAGCTGCTGTCTTACCAGCAGAAGAGGAACCGAGGGATGCTCAAATTGAAGATTGTCACCGAGTTCTTCCCACACCTCTTGATCTCTCCAAAGAAGACAGTGATGAGGAAGATCAAATGCCTCTCACTAGGCTAATAAAACCAAAACCTCATCAATCCGAATTGATCTCTGCACAACCTGCTTCTGAGTTGGTTCCACCTCACGAACCTTTAACTGCTGAAATGGAAAGTCCCGTTGCTCCCATGTCCAGCGCACAACATCTGGCAATCACTTTGCCATGTAGTACAAATGAGTCAGATTCCGAATTCACAATGATAGAGGATGACTCTGAGGGGGAAGATGTTGATGTCTCTTATCAATCCTATCGACCGATGTTAGAGACAGTTCGAAGACAAATAACAGAACACTTGTCCCCTCTCATAGCTCATATCATGCTTAATCTTGATTATGTTCACAGACACATCTACCTGCAATGGCCACAAGTATCTACTGTTCGGATTGAGGAGATCACATCTGCAACAACTGAATCTGAAATACCCGAATCATTTCAGCAGCTCACTCTCCATCCCGATCATATTTCTCAACAAATCAATGCCGATGAAGCCTTGGCTCAACAGTTGGCATAtgaggaatctgatgatgacaTGCCTCCTGCCGAAGCATTCACTGCCTTACCATCTCATGAAGAGATATTAAGACAAGAACTCGCTCGCATTTATAATTGGCAGAGATGGCGAATGTCAAGTCTTCGAGTTATTGCAAGTACAATCAATAAAatggccgaagaagaagaatgggcaCTAGATTGGATCGGCACACGATTTGTTTTTGACGCCACAAGGCCTGATGAAATTGAAAGAGTTTTTGCTGAAAAACTACAAGGAAGAACAACTCGGTTTGGCAAATCTGTCGATGTAAACGTTGGCTACCGAACACCTCGGGAACGCCTAATGATCGAAGACATGCAGATTGCTAGGATTCACAATATCTCTCGTGCACAAACGGAGATACGGGAGCTCAGACCCAATATTGGACCAAGTCATCTTCCTGATGAAGAAGTAAATGATGATGAGGATTCGGATACTAAACCAAGTGAAGGATGTCGTGATCAAGACGATAggaaagatgatgatgatgacaatgaCGATCCATCTGGGAACATATTTCCTCCTTCTCGTGCATCCCGAACCGTTATGAATCCAAATACAGGTGAACAGACTACTCACAATCATAATCAGTCTCAAACAGATGAGCCAAAGTCTGCACCCACCGAATCCTTAGAACCACAGATTATGCTAAATCCTAGTTCAGCCCGAGATGAAAACATGGAAGCATCTCGAGGTGCGAATCATGATGGGCTGCAAATCGTTGATGAAGAAATGATCCTGTCAGATCTTAATTTGGTTGATGTTGAGGTGGAAGTCTTTCCTGACTACACTTCGGATGGAAACCTGGAAGCATCCAAAAGTGCAAATCCCGAAAACTTACCCTCTCCAATCGACGAATCAAATGGATTGAAACTTGCTGAAGGACATGAACTTGTTTTAACTCAAGGTGAAAACATGGAAGCACCTTCCAAGGACAGTCATGGTCCATCTGCTGACGCATCCAAGAGCTCGGACTCTTCTGAG GGTTTAGCAAGGACTCAGGATGCTCAATTCAAGTCTCTTGATGAGTTCATCAATAAAATCAAGAAGGATATTCGAAGGCAGAAAAAGAAGTCCTCAAAATTCAACATCGATGAAAGGCTTACTGCTCTTGAGAAAAAGATTAACAATGCATTTTCTAAGAATCTCATTTCCCTTGGATCATTGAAGGACTCGGTAACAGAAATCACGACCATACAGCGTGATCTGGTTACGAAGCATGCCTTCATCAAGGAGCGTCTTGATCTATCTTGCTCCAAACTTGAATCTGTCAGTGGAAATCAGCACGCAACATCATCTCTTGTTTGTGAGTTCGAGTGGACTCTTAAAGAATTGCAAGTCTGCATCAATCGTCTGAGTAACAAGGTGGATATTCTCATCGAAgttaatgatgccaacaagggggaagaaaTGAAAGGAACGCCTCACGGCACTtgtaaaggaaaagaaattgtcCGAAGAAATGATGATCAGGACAATGATGATGTTTCACGAGAAATGAAGGCCATCCTGAATCTTAGGAAAACTCCATATCCTTCACCATCTCCGAAGAGAACGCAAAATAAACCTTCAGGTGGTGAACCGAGTTCTAAAAGACAGAAGAAACAAGGCAAAGAAATGAAGCAAATGACTCGAAGAGTAAATGGAGAGCCTATTGAGTATGTTCCATACAAAGAGGGATCTTAG